In Castanea sativa cultivar Marrone di Chiusa Pesio chromosome 6, ASM4071231v1, a single window of DNA contains:
- the LOC142639792 gene encoding uncharacterized protein LOC142639792, with amino-acid sequence MSQNDNGDSHRRDDHRQPNTFDEANSNLLKEMRREIKELRNAMREKMDRNLDVMDLLDHITTFKTTLSLQQPPDKILCRSFPTTLKGATRVWISKLVTSSIDNFEQLGNSFVRHFVGGQFQKRPVDHLLTIRQEGKETLRSYVKCFTKEVLEVDEADDKVQLTTFKAELKSREFVIALTKSAIRTMAKMLLKVQKYMNAKDALAAIREEDKPKEKEDKREDRRGCKRERGDHQSFDGNKQREDKVSWSVKFTLLVMLVDKILMQIKDDHYLKWPKPLHSLPNVHDKRKYCHFHKDHGHYTEDYRDLKEQIEELI; translated from the exons ATGAGCCAGAATGACAATGGAGATAGCCACAGAAGAGACGACCACCGACAACCAAACACTTTTGACGAAGCAAATTCGAACCTCCTCAaggaaatgaggagagagataaAGGAGCTGAGGAATGCAATGAGGGAAAAGATGGATCGGAATCTGGATGTGATG GATTTGCTAGACCACATTACCACTTTCAAGACAACCTTGAGTTTACAGCAACCCCCAGACAAGATATTGTGTCGCTCCTTTCCTACCACTCTCAAGGGAGCAACACGAGTGTGGATTAGTAAGTTGGTGACATCGTCCATCGACAACTTTGAACAATTGGGAAACTCTTTTGTACGCCATTTTGTGGGTGGACAATTCCAGAAAAGGCCTGTAGACCATTTGCTCACCATCAGGCAAGAGGGGAAGGAGACCTTAAGATCGTATGTGAAGTGTTTCACCAAAGAGGTCCTAGAAGTTGATGAAGCAGACGATAAGGTGCAATTGACTACCTTCAAAGCCGAGTTGAAATCCAGAGAGTTCGTGATTGCTCTCACGAAAAGTGCCATTCGGACGATGGCGAAAATGCTGTTGAAAGTCCAGAAGTATATGAACGCCAAAGACGCCCTAGCCGCAATAAGGGAGGAGGATAAGCCTAAAGAGAAAGAGGACAAAAGAGAAGACCGAAGGGGATGTAAGAGAGAAAGGGGGGATCACCAGAGTTTTGATGGAAACAAACAGAGAGAGGATAAAGTGTCCTGGTCGGTAAAATTTACCCTTTTAGTTATGcttgttgataaaatcttaatGCAGATTAAGGACGATCATTACCTTAAGTGGCCGAAACCACTACACTCATTGCCCAATGTGCATGACAAGAGAAAATATTGCCACTTCCACAAAGACCATGGCCATTACACTGAAGATTACAGAGACTTGAAGGAACAGATTGAAGAACTCATTTAA